The following is a genomic window from Hymenobacter monticola.
CGCCCGAAAAATCCTTATCAGCGGCCAGCATGGCGAAGGCTTCGGTGGCCGAGGCCGACAGGTTGGCGGCCGGCCGGGCGCAACAGCTGGCCATTTTTTGGGCCGAAGCCGGGAAAGTAAAACTCAGCAGAGTGGCTCCTAGAGTAAGCAGTTTTTTCATGTTTTTAGTGAAGTTGGAAACGAATGAGCAAGCGCAACAGCTAATCCGGCAAAACCTCCCGCATTACATTGCGAAGTTTGGGCAGCTCTCGTGCCGCCCGGCCGTGCAGGGCCGCTGATTTACTCGTGCTCAAGGCCTGCTCAGCAGTTGCCAGCACCTCCGCTGCCAGCTCCGGGTAGGGCAAGGCCAAGCGGGTGGCCGCACTCAGCGCATAAGCACGAATGGCAACCGGCTCGGCTGGGCGGCTGACCATGCTCAGGCAGATATCAAAAGCCAAGGCCTGCCACTCTTCCGGCACGGCCACAAATTGCAGCACCCGCGCCACGCTCCGTCGCACGGCCGGGTGGGTGCCCGTGCCCGGCTGGGCCGACGCCAGCAGCCCCGGCAGATGCGGCACCAGCCACTTGGGCCGCCGTTCGCCCACCCAGCCCAGCACATCGGCGGCCAGCTGCTGCTCGCGCGGCGCCCCGTACCAAAACAGGTGCAACAGCTCGGCGAAGTGTTTGGGGTGGGCGCAAGCGTAGTCCGTCAGCCGCCGCGTCTGGCGGGCCGAGTGTTCACGCAGTAATTCCTCGCGGAGGTTCATCATACAAATAGCGCAGAAAGTAGTGCAAACATATCGTTCGCGTCCCCGCACCATTTGGCTATCGTTGTGGTACGCGAATTATAAAGTTCGCGCTACTCCGGTTTCGACGGCGGCGCCCAGCTCCGTGAGCAAAGCAAATAGCCCCACGTAGGTTCGATTCAAATAAATGAAGTGCTCGGAGCCGCGCGGCTCGCGCTGCTTGCGCAACTCGGGGTCGGCCATCAGGTCGTCGCTGAGGGCGTAGAGGGCGGCCATGTAGGCGGGGTCGCCGAAGTTGAAGGTGGGCTGGCGGAAGGGGCGGCCCACCAATTCCAGCGACACCTGCAGGGTACGCAGGTAGAGCGCCTGCAGGGCCGGTGCATCGGAGGCACGCAGCACGCCGGCTTGGGTAAGCAGAGCCGTCAGGCGGCCTTCATCAGCAATGGTTTCGGGGGCCAACAGGGCGGTGAACAACTGGTAGACGTCGGCCGGCACTTCCTTCACGCAACCAAAATCAAGCACGCCGAGCGTGCCTCCGTCCTTGGCCTGCATCAGGAAGTTGCCGGGGTGCGGGTCGGCGTGCAGGCGGTGCAGCTCGTTGAACTGGAACTGGTAGAAGTCCCACAGCGCCTGGCCAATCTGGTTGCGCACCTCCTGGCTAGGGTTGGTGGCCAGAAATTCCTTCAGGTGTTGGCCCGAAAGCCAATCCATCGTCAGGATGCGGGCCGTGGAGTACTCCGGGTAGTAGCTGGGGAACTGCAGGTGCTTAAGCCCATGGCATTGGGCCGCTATTTCCTGGCCGCGGCGTAACTCCAGCTTGTAATCAGTTTCTTCGAGCAGGCGCGTTTCCACTTCCTCTAAATAGGGCCGCACCTGGGCTTCATTCAGGCCCATCACGCGCAGGGCAATGGGCTTCACCAACCGGATATCCGACTTAATACTATCGGCCACACCGGGATATTGCACCTTCACCGCCAGCGCTTTGCCATCCTTACGCGCAAAATGCACCTGCCCGATGCTGGCCGCCTGCCGCGCCTCGGGCTCAAACTCGTCGAACAACTGGTATGGCGACTTCCCAAACGCGTCCCGAAACGCCTTCACCACCAGCGGGCCGGAAAGCGGCGGCGTTTGGTACTGGGCCTGGGCAAACTGCTCGGCGTAGGCCGTGGGCAGCATGTTTTTCTCCATGGCCAGCATCTGGGCCACCTTCAGCACGGAGCCTTTCATTTCGCTCAGCGTCCCATACAGCTCCGCGGCATTGGCGGCGTGCAGGTCTTCGGTGGTCGATTCGGCGCCCACGGCCTTCTTAGCGTAGTGCTTGATGTAGTTGGTGCCCACATTGAAGCCGGTTTTGGCGAAGCGGGCGGCGCGGGCCACTTTAGTGGTCGGCAGGGAGGTTTGGGGTTCGTCGGACATGTAGAACGTGTACCCCGAAGCTCCTGCTTCGGTGGGTTGAACGATTAAAAGTTGCTTACTCTAACGCGAGCAGAAGCAGGAGCTTCGGGGCACAAGGGCTTACCGCCGCACCAGAAACCGCACGAAATCCACGGCCGAATCCAGCGAGTTGCGGCCCACGAGGTCAAAGCTCAGCGTCACGGCTTTCTCCACGGCGGCATCGGTGCGCTCAAAATTCACGGTGTCGTCTTTGGCGAAGTAGCCCAGCACAAACAGCGCCTGCTGCCAGAAGAAGCGCGGGTAGCCGTCCTGCACCAGCGGGCGGCTGGCAATTTCGCCGCTCACGCGGCCGCTGCTGAGCAGGTCGCTCACAAAGTTTTCAAAGTCTTGGCGGAAGTCGTCGAGCACGCGGGGTGTAAGGGCCGGCATGCGGTGCAGCGAGCGCCGCAAGCTCATCAGGGCGTAGGAGCGGTTGCTTTTCAGGATTTCGAGCAGCGTGTAGTAGAAGGCCAGCAGCTTTTCGCGGCTGCCGTAGCTTTCCCACACAGGCTCGGCCGCGGCCGTTTCGCGGGCCTGACGGCCAAAATCAGCCCAGATTTCGCGGTCGATGGCGTCGAAATTCGGGTAATGCTGATAAAACTCGGCCTCCGCTAGGCCCAATTGCTGGGTGAGCTTGAACACCGATTGCGGCGAGTGACCTTCGTTGAGCACGAAGTCGAGGTAGGCTTGTTTGATGCGGTCCTTTTCCATGCTGGTATAACCCGTTGGATGGCCCTACGGTTCGGGCTGTAGCGTGGACTCTGCGAGTCCGCGCATTTGCAGGCCATTCGCCCAGGCGCGGAATCGCAGAGTCCACGCTACGACGCCGCAATACGCGCCGCGCGAATGGCCTCCACCGCCCGCTCGCGGGCAAACTTGTGGTCGACGATGGGGGCGGGGTACGCGGCCGTGCCCAGCTCGGGCACCCAGCGCTTCACGTATTTTAATTCTGGGTCGACTTTTTCGAGCTGGCTTTCGGGGCTGTACACCCGAAACCAGGGCGCGGCCACGGCGCCGGTGCCAGCCATCCATTGCCAGTTGCCCACGTTGTTGGCCAACTCATAATCCAGCAGCTTGTCGGCAAAATATTTTTCGCCCCAGCGCCAATCAATGAACAGGTGCTTCACCAAAAAGCCCGCCGTGGCAATGCGCACGCGGTTGGGCAGGTAGCCCGTGGCGTTGAGCTCACGCATTCCGGCGTCGACCAGCGGGTAACCGGTGCGCCCCTCGCACCAGGCCTGAAATTCCTCCTCGTTGTTGCGGTAGGGGATGTGCCGCATTTTGGGGTCGTAGGCCTCGGTGGCGGTGTTGGGGAAGTGCCAGAGCAGCATCATGAAGAAGTCGCGCCAGCTGATTTCGGCCAGCAGCTTCGGGTTCAGGGCCCGGGCCTGGCGCACCACCTGGCGCACGCTCAGCGTGCCGAAGCGCAGCTGCACCGAGATGCGCGTGCTGCCGTTTTGCAGGGCGGGGGTGTTGCGGGTTTTGTGGTAATTGCGCACCACGTCTTCGGCGGGCAGGTCGGCGGTGGGCACGTACTGCTCTTTCCGCTCAAACCCCATGCCTGCAAGCGTGGGGCGCGGACCGGCTTTTTCGGCCGCCCGCGCCGCCAGGTTGGCTTTGGTAAAGGCATCAGCTGAGCCGTAGGGCAGCAGCATTTCGTCGGTCAAGCGCGAGAGGTAGGCTTTGTGGTAGGCCCCGAACACCTTGGGCACCGTGCCCGACTTGGTCATGATTTCATTCTTGGCGAAGATGACCTGGTCTTTATACAGCAAAAAATCCACGCCGTGCCGGCCCAGTATGTCGCCCACCTCGCCGTCGCGCTGGGTAGCGTAGGGCTCGTAGTCTTCATTGGTGTGCACGGCGGCCACCTCAAACTCCTTCACGAGTTGCTCCAGCACTTCCACTGGCTTGCCGTGACGCGCCAGAAAGGTGCCACCCGCCGTTTCAGTCTGCTGCGCCAGGCGCTCCACTTCGTCGTAGATGAAGGTGAGCCGAGCATCGGCCTTGTCCGGCAGGTGGTCAAGAATATCAGAATCGTAGATAAACAGCGGCACCACCGGCACACCGCTGGCCAGGGCGGCGGCCAGGCCCGCGTTATCGTGAATGCGCAAATCGCGCCGGTGCCAGAAGATGCAAATTTTCATTGTTTCCTACTTCAATTTGCCCATCCCGCCATCCACGGCCAGCACCTGCCCGGTCACAAATGAGCTGTGGTCTGACAGCAGGAACGATGCGGTGTAAGCCAAGTCCTGCGGCTGGCCGATGCGCTGCAGGGGGTGGCGCTTGGCGCCGGCTTCTAGCTTCTCGGGCGAGTTGAGCAGGGCAGCGGCCAGGGGGGTGTCGGTGAGCGAGGGCGCGATGCAGTTCACGCGCACACCGCTGGCGGCGTACTCGGCGGCCAGGGCGCGGGTGAGGCCTTCCACGGCGGCCTTGGCGGTGGCAATGCTGGTGTGAAAGCTCATGCCTGTATCGGCCGCCACGGTGCTGAAAAGCACGACCGAAGCTCCGCCCTCGGCCTTTTTCAGGCGCTTGATGGTGGCTTGAATGACGCGCACCGCGCCCAGCACATTGAGGTTGAAATCAGCCGCGAAGTCGGCCACCGGGATGCGCTCGAAGGGCCGCAGCTTGATGCTGCCGGGGCAGTACACCACGCCGTGCAACACCTCCGGCAAGGCGTCGAAGGCCGCGCCACCGTCCTGCGTGGCGTCGTAATCGAAGTGGGTGGTGCCCAGTGCGGCGAGCTCGGGCGAACGGTGCCTTGAGGCCGTAAATAGATTGGCCCCCAGGCCGCTGAGCA
Proteins encoded in this region:
- a CDS encoding ABC1 kinase family protein is translated as MSDEPQTSLPTTKVARAARFAKTGFNVGTNYIKHYAKKAVGAESTTEDLHAANAAELYGTLSEMKGSVLKVAQMLAMEKNMLPTAYAEQFAQAQYQTPPLSGPLVVKAFRDAFGKSPYQLFDEFEPEARQAASIGQVHFARKDGKALAVKVQYPGVADSIKSDIRLVKPIALRVMGLNEAQVRPYLEEVETRLLEETDYKLELRRGQEIAAQCHGLKHLQFPSYYPEYSTARILTMDWLSGQHLKEFLATNPSQEVRNQIGQALWDFYQFQFNELHRLHADPHPGNFLMQAKDGGTLGVLDFGCVKEVPADVYQLFTALLAPETIADEGRLTALLTQAGVLRASDAPALQALYLRTLQVSLELVGRPFRQPTFNFGDPAYMAALYALSDDLMADPELRKQREPRGSEHFIYLNRTYVGLFALLTELGAAVETGVARTL
- a CDS encoding TetR/AcrR family transcriptional regulator, with the protein product MEKDRIKQAYLDFVLNEGHSPQSVFKLTQQLGLAEAEFYQHYPNFDAIDREIWADFGRQARETAAAEPVWESYGSREKLLAFYYTLLEILKSNRSYALMSLRRSLHRMPALTPRVLDDFRQDFENFVSDLLSSGRVSGEIASRPLVQDGYPRFFWQQALFVLGYFAKDDTVNFERTDAAVEKAVTLSFDLVGRNSLDSAVDFVRFLVRR
- a CDS encoding cryptochrome/photolyase family protein, yielding MKICIFWHRRDLRIHDNAGLAAALASGVPVVPLFIYDSDILDHLPDKADARLTFIYDEVERLAQQTETAGGTFLARHGKPVEVLEQLVKEFEVAAVHTNEDYEPYATQRDGEVGDILGRHGVDFLLYKDQVIFAKNEIMTKSGTVPKVFGAYHKAYLSRLTDEMLLPYGSADAFTKANLAARAAEKAGPRPTLAGMGFERKEQYVPTADLPAEDVVRNYHKTRNTPALQNGSTRISVQLRFGTLSVRQVVRQARALNPKLLAEISWRDFFMMLLWHFPNTATEAYDPKMRHIPYRNNEEEFQAWCEGRTGYPLVDAGMRELNATGYLPNRVRIATAGFLVKHLFIDWRWGEKYFADKLLDYELANNVGNWQWMAGTGAVAAPWFRVYSPESQLEKVDPELKYVKRWVPELGTAAYPAPIVDHKFARERAVEAIRAARIAAS
- a CDS encoding SDR family NAD(P)-dependent oxidoreductase, with translation MQFSDKNILLIGASSGIGLATATLLSGLGANLFTASRHRSPELAALGTTHFDYDATQDGGAAFDALPEVLHGVVYCPGSIKLRPFERIPVADFAADFNLNVLGAVRVIQATIKRLKKAEGGASVVLFSTVAADTGMSFHTSIATAKAAVEGLTRALAAEYAASGVRVNCIAPSLTDTPLAAALLNSPEKLEAGAKRHPLQRIGQPQDLAYTASFLLSDHSSFVTGQVLAVDGGMGKLK